A single Montipora foliosa isolate CH-2021 chromosome 7, ASM3666993v2, whole genome shotgun sequence DNA region contains:
- the LOC138011543 gene encoding caspase-3-like: MAGPKFITTIKRSDGIVAIGDNSVLTIGSQKPEVQRVSQEEDPQTRSSTQIYCQESSGDGINYIAKSGYVLVINNSIFSGRSHVERTGSQHDVKKLGDLFDNLNFKCRVENNLTRSKMWDVLKDTSEKDFSRYDCFVCVILSHGSEAGIHGTDDEVINLEAITASFRRDECPSLEGKPKIFMIQACRGHRRDQVSVESDSEPVMYSNPSLPADADFLICFSSAPSHESYREPSAGSWFISAVCKVFTEYSDKEHVMDMMLRVNKEVADYFSVEGLKQMPCEICMLRKKVFFCPRFNAS, translated from the exons ATGGCCGGTCCCAAATTTATTACAACGATTAAGCGGAGTGATGGTATCGTCGCAATAGGTGATAACTCGGTACTTACGATTGGATCTCAAAAGCCTGAAG TTCAAAGAGTTTCACAAGAGGAAGACCCACAAACAAGAAGTAGTA CTCAAATTTATTGTCAGGAATCTTCTGGTGATGGTATCAATTACATAGCAAAAAGTGGCTATGTATTAGTGATCAACAATTCTATATTCTCTGGGAGATCACATGTTGAGCGCACTGGTTCACAGCACGATGTTAAAAAGCTTGGTGATCTTTTTGACAACTTAAACTTCAAATGTCGTGTTGAAAATAATCTCACAAGAAGTAAAATGTGGGATGTACTGAAAGACACCTCAGAGAAAGACTTCTCTAGATATGACTGTTTTGTGTGTGTCATATTAAGCCATGGATCAGAAGCAGGAATTCATGGAACAGATGATGAAGTTATTAACCTTGAAGCCATTACAGCATCCTTCCGCCGTGACGAGTGTCCCTCCCTCGAGGGAAAACCCAAGATATTTATGATCCAAGCTTGCCGAGGCCACCGGCGTGATCAAGTGTCAGTTGAAAGTGATAGTGAGCCAGTTATGTATTCAAACCCAAGTTTGCCAGCAGATGCAGATTTTCTGATCTGTTTTTCCTCAGCACCTAGCCATGAGAGCTACAGGGAGCCTTCAGCTGGCTCATGGTTCATATCTGCAGTATGTAAAGTGTTCACAGAGTATTCAGATAAGGAGCATGTCATGGATATGATGTTGAGAGTCAACAAGGAAGTGGCTGATTATTTCAGTGTGGAAGGCCTTAAGCAAATGCCATGTGAGATATGTATGCTGCgaaagaaagttttcttttgtccaagatttAATGCATCTTAA